In Geotalea uraniireducens, one genomic interval encodes:
- the fusA gene encoding elongation factor G — protein MGKYDTAKLRNLGIVAHGGAGKTSLTEAILYTAGMTDRQGRVDDGTSTMDFEPEEIKRKITISSSLNHCEWNGFSLHIADTPGYGNFIADTRACMRALGGAVVILSAISGVKVQTEEIWEWANEFEQARIAFVNKMDREHANFLRAIDDMEKSLNARGVAVQLPLGAAETFEGVIDLVKMKAYRYDNEGNGKFTEEAIPAEYQDEAQRLREILVETVAEAYDALTEKYLETGELTEEEILDGLRIGTLRKTFTPVFCGSAVLNIGVAHLLEYICHCLPSPLDRGNAIGTNPKSGELEERRPDESEPFAALVFKTTSDPYTGKITIFRIYSGVLNADSTVYNPVRDCEERIGQIFELEGKKQKPIKQAVTGDIVAVAKLKETMTGDTLCDKDRPIVFEPAKPLEPVISYAIQPKTKNDEDKIHGALQRLMEEDQTLQCRRDDKTHELILSGMGQVHLEVTIEKLKRKFNVDVEMKTPKVPYLETFKAQIKAQGKYKKQSGGRGQYGDCWVEFSPLARGEGFHFEDKIVGGVIPRQYIPAVEKGIFEAAQDGFLAGYPVVDFKAAVYDGSFHTVDSSEMAFKVAGSLAFKKAMESAKVVLLEPIMTMKITVPEETMGDVIGDLNSRRGKVVGVEPKANSQIIRSVVPMAEVLSYANDLKSMTSDRGLFTMEFSHYEEVPSHLAQKVIAEAPKTESKNNH, from the coding sequence ATGGGCAAGTATGATACCGCAAAGCTGAGAAACCTCGGAATTGTCGCTCACGGCGGCGCAGGCAAGACATCGCTTACTGAAGCCATCCTGTACACTGCGGGGATGACCGATCGACAGGGACGGGTCGACGACGGGACATCTACCATGGATTTCGAACCCGAGGAGATCAAGCGGAAGATTACGATCTCATCATCTCTCAATCACTGCGAATGGAACGGTTTCTCGCTGCATATCGCCGATACGCCGGGCTACGGCAACTTCATCGCCGATACCCGTGCCTGTATGAGGGCGCTTGGCGGCGCAGTGGTGATCCTGTCGGCGATTTCCGGCGTCAAGGTCCAGACGGAGGAAATCTGGGAATGGGCCAACGAATTCGAGCAGGCGCGAATTGCCTTTGTCAACAAGATGGACCGCGAACATGCCAATTTTCTTCGCGCTATCGACGATATGGAGAAATCCCTTAACGCCCGCGGAGTTGCAGTGCAATTGCCGCTCGGCGCCGCTGAAACGTTCGAAGGGGTTATCGATCTGGTCAAGATGAAGGCCTACCGGTACGACAATGAGGGCAACGGAAAATTTACCGAAGAGGCAATCCCCGCCGAGTATCAGGATGAGGCCCAGCGTCTCCGGGAGATATTGGTTGAAACGGTGGCCGAAGCATACGATGCCTTGACGGAGAAATATCTCGAGACCGGCGAACTGACGGAAGAGGAAATTCTCGACGGGCTGCGAATTGGCACCCTGCGCAAGACTTTTACCCCGGTTTTCTGCGGTTCTGCCGTATTGAACATCGGCGTCGCCCATCTTCTCGAATATATCTGTCATTGCCTTCCCTCGCCGCTAGATCGCGGCAATGCCATTGGCACCAACCCGAAGAGCGGCGAGCTCGAGGAGCGTCGTCCCGACGAAAGCGAACCATTTGCTGCCTTGGTCTTTAAAACCACTTCTGATCCCTATACCGGCAAGATCACGATATTCCGGATCTATTCAGGGGTGCTCAATGCCGATTCAACGGTCTACAATCCGGTCCGCGACTGCGAGGAGCGCATCGGCCAGATTTTCGAACTGGAAGGGAAGAAGCAGAAACCGATCAAACAGGCGGTAACCGGTGACATTGTCGCCGTCGCCAAATTGAAGGAAACGATGACCGGCGATACGCTTTGCGACAAAGATCGCCCTATCGTCTTTGAACCTGCCAAACCCCTTGAGCCGGTCATCTCCTATGCGATCCAACCGAAAACCAAGAACGATGAAGACAAGATTCATGGCGCCTTGCAAAGGCTCATGGAGGAAGACCAGACCCTGCAATGTCGCCGCGACGACAAGACCCATGAGTTGATTCTTTCCGGGATGGGTCAGGTACATCTTGAAGTTACAATCGAAAAGTTAAAGCGGAAGTTTAACGTTGACGTAGAGATGAAGACGCCTAAAGTTCCCTATCTGGAAACGTTCAAGGCGCAAATCAAGGCGCAGGGAAAATACAAGAAACAGTCCGGCGGCCGTGGGCAATACGGCGATTGCTGGGTGGAGTTTAGCCCCTTGGCGCGTGGCGAAGGATTCCACTTCGAAGACAAGATTGTCGGCGGGGTCATCCCGCGTCAATATATTCCGGCCGTGGAAAAAGGTATTTTCGAGGCGGCGCAGGATGGTTTCCTGGCCGGTTATCCGGTCGTCGACTTCAAGGCGGCGGTCTACGACGGCTCGTTCCATACCGTCGATTCGTCGGAAATGGCATTCAAGGTCGCCGGTTCGCTCGCTTTCAAGAAGGCAATGGAATCTGCCAAGGTCGTGCTGCTTGAGCCGATTATGACCATGAAGATTACCGTCCCTGAAGAAACGATGGGCGATGTCATCGGTGATCTCAACTCCCGGCGGGGCAAGGTAGTGGGGGTCGAACCGAAAGCCAATTCACAGATTATCCGTTCGGTGGTGCCGATGGCCGAGGTGTTGAGCTATGCCAACGATCTTAAGTCGATGACCAGTGACCGTGGTCTCTTTACCATGGAATTTTCCCATTATGAAGAAGTTCCGAGCCATCTGGCACAGAAGGTGATTGCCGAGGCTCCCAAGACCGAAAGCAAGAATAACCACTGA
- a CDS encoding GAF domain-containing protein codes for MTILPDNLQLFERKFSILQEISDALVMTDNIGAIANLMLDLAINYTTAEKGSLMLLNEREELTILAARGIDLALLKSYRAKVGDGIAGIVAQNRTPVLVEDIEKEPRFHGLTRNRYKTRSFISCPVISKNRLLGVININDKIDGTPFSEDEFSLIKIIANQAAIALENAMLVNQLRFKAAELEGINRKLIESDVVKTEFITRVSHELRTPLNSVKGSIYYLQQSNQLSRQEQQEFYDIISGETDKLITIVENQLDFLRFEDETMIINKTVVGLKDVLDEVLNSKSIKTLLARRNIVIKVDVDENASDIVGDRIRVVQFFMNIIEGLSHFLIRDDDIAISVHENHNITVTIKLPRQLPEAILPYLFSSNHLFQAEHPEEKLKLYLARKVVDLHRWDLMAENTGSGLNVALVIPKSTRQKVDAVINSTIEMFLEFIAEVLDLNICSIMLSDELTGDLMIKSAKGLDDYLIKQTRVRLGDRIAGWVALEGKPLFIEDIEHDPRFGRKSISQYNNKSLISLPLKINDKVIGVLNLNNKRTASPFTNQDFEMATLLSERVASFIEQLYTGEHREDDFRQFMTTFDSLINAEKKYHKKDSLLPELTLRIVRLLHLDKRLEKAALYASMMYDLGLVLLEESILQKREKLLPAERNSLKIHPYTTVGLLNIIENSEEVRQGILHHHERYDGQGYPDGLHGEDIPIISRILAVVDAYCAMIEDRPYREKLTEFQALEEIRKSTGMLYDPRIVKALEEAVAEIVPQPTDGQEKIRYSINS; via the coding sequence ATGACTATCCTGCCCGACAACCTGCAGCTGTTCGAGCGAAAATTTTCCATCCTCCAGGAAATCTCCGACGCCCTGGTGATGACGGATAATATTGGTGCCATCGCCAACCTGATGCTCGATCTGGCTATCAATTATACAACAGCGGAAAAGGGCTCGCTGATGCTGCTCAATGAACGGGAAGAGCTCACCATCCTGGCCGCGCGGGGTATCGATCTCGCCCTCCTCAAGAGCTACCGGGCAAAGGTGGGTGACGGCATCGCCGGCATTGTCGCGCAAAACCGCACCCCCGTTCTCGTCGAAGATATCGAGAAAGAGCCTCGATTCCACGGCCTGACCCGTAACCGTTACAAGACCCGCTCATTTATTTCATGCCCGGTCATCAGCAAAAACCGTTTGCTGGGTGTCATAAACATTAACGACAAAATTGATGGCACACCTTTCAGCGAAGACGAATTTTCCCTCATAAAAATCATCGCCAACCAGGCAGCCATTGCCCTCGAAAATGCGATGCTGGTCAATCAGCTGCGCTTCAAGGCCGCCGAACTGGAAGGAATCAACCGCAAACTGATCGAAAGCGATGTTGTCAAAACCGAATTTATAACACGCGTTTCCCATGAACTTCGCACGCCACTCAATTCAGTCAAGGGATCCATCTACTATCTGCAGCAATCCAACCAGCTTTCGCGGCAGGAGCAGCAGGAATTCTACGATATCATTTCCGGAGAAACGGACAAGCTCATCACAATAGTTGAAAATCAGCTGGATTTCCTCAGATTCGAAGATGAAACCATGATTATCAACAAAACGGTTGTCGGTCTGAAGGATGTGCTGGATGAAGTGCTCAACTCAAAGAGCATCAAGACCCTGCTCGCCCGCAGGAATATCGTAATCAAGGTCGATGTCGACGAGAACGCTTCCGACATCGTCGGTGACCGGATTCGCGTCGTTCAATTCTTTATGAACATCATTGAGGGGTTGAGCCATTTCCTGATTCGCGATGACGATATTGCGATCTCCGTGCACGAAAACCATAACATCACGGTAACTATCAAACTTCCCCGTCAGCTGCCGGAAGCAATTCTTCCCTACCTGTTCAGTTCCAACCACTTGTTCCAGGCCGAGCATCCGGAAGAAAAATTAAAGCTCTATCTGGCCCGCAAAGTTGTCGATCTGCACCGTTGGGACCTGATGGCCGAAAACACCGGCAGTGGACTAAACGTCGCGCTGGTCATCCCGAAAAGCACCCGCCAGAAGGTCGATGCGGTTATCAATTCAACTATTGAGATGTTCCTGGAATTCATTGCCGAGGTGCTGGACCTGAACATCTGCTCTATCATGCTCAGCGACGAGTTGACCGGCGACCTGATGATCAAAAGCGCCAAAGGGCTTGACGATTACCTGATCAAACAGACCAGGGTCAGGCTGGGCGACCGGATTGCCGGCTGGGTTGCCTTGGAAGGAAAGCCGCTGTTCATCGAAGATATCGAACACGATCCACGTTTTGGCCGAAAAAGTATCTCTCAATACAACAACAAGTCGCTCATTTCATTGCCACTCAAAATCAACGACAAAGTCATCGGCGTCCTGAACCTCAACAACAAACGCACCGCTTCGCCGTTTACCAACCAGGATTTCGAGATGGCAACCCTGCTGAGCGAACGGGTCGCCTCCTTCATCGAGCAGCTCTATACCGGCGAGCATCGTGAAGACGATTTCCGCCAGTTTATGACCACCTTTGACAGCCTGATCAACGCCGAAAAGAAATACCACAAAAAAGATTCGTTGCTGCCGGAACTTACCCTCCGAATCGTCCGGCTGCTCCACCTTGACAAGCGATTGGAGAAAGCGGCGCTTTATGCTTCGATGATGTACGACCTGGGACTGGTCCTGCTTGAGGAAAGCATTCTCCAAAAGCGGGAGAAGCTGCTTCCCGCGGAACGGAACAGCTTGAAGATCCATCCTTACACGACGGTAGGGTTACTCAACATTATCGAAAACTCGGAAGAGGTCAGACAAGGAATACTGCACCACCACGAACGGTATGATGGGCAAGGCTATCCGGACGGATTGCATGGCGAGGATATTCCGATAATCTCTCGCATCCTGGCAGTCGTCGATGCCTACTGCGCAATGATCGAAGATCGACCTTACCGGGAAAAACTGACCGAGTTCCAGGCTCTCGAGGAAATCCGGAAAAGTACGGGGATGCTTTACGACCCGCGTATCGTCAAGGCGCTGGAGGAAGCCGTCGCGGAGATTGTCCCGCAACCAACCGACGGACAGGAAAAAATACGTTACTCCATCAACAGTTGA
- a CDS encoding type III pantothenate kinase, translating into MLLVIDVGNSNIVLGIYDGERLIRDWRISTDKAKTTDEYAILVHELFRIAGIGFADIHAIIISSVVPTLTGVLEKLSVGYFGFRPYVIGPGIKTGMPILYDNPKEVGADRIVNAVAGYEKYHTSLIIVDFGTATTFDYVNRKGEYCGGAIAPGLMISMEALFQKASKLPRVEIVCPPAVIAKNTVNSMQAGIFYGYVGLVDEIVNRMRKESKDTPRVIATGGLASLITPESKTIEAIEEYLTLEGLRILYHRNKDH; encoded by the coding sequence GTGCTCTTAGTAATCGACGTCGGGAACAGCAATATTGTCCTCGGAATCTACGACGGGGAACGGTTGATCAGGGATTGGCGGATATCTACCGATAAGGCGAAGACAACGGATGAATACGCGATTCTGGTCCATGAGCTTTTTCGTATTGCCGGCATAGGTTTCGCCGATATCCACGCGATAATCATCTCGTCGGTGGTCCCGACGCTGACGGGGGTCCTGGAAAAGCTTTCCGTCGGCTATTTCGGCTTCCGGCCTTACGTGATCGGCCCCGGGATCAAGACCGGGATGCCGATTCTCTACGACAATCCGAAGGAGGTAGGGGCAGATCGGATAGTCAATGCCGTGGCAGGCTATGAAAAGTACCATACCTCGCTGATTATTGTCGATTTCGGTACCGCCACTACCTTTGACTATGTGAATCGGAAGGGGGAATATTGCGGCGGGGCGATCGCTCCCGGGTTGATGATTTCCATGGAGGCTCTTTTCCAGAAGGCGAGCAAACTGCCACGGGTCGAGATTGTCTGTCCGCCGGCGGTCATCGCTAAAAATACGGTAAACTCCATGCAGGCGGGTATATTTTACGGGTATGTCGGATTGGTCGACGAAATCGTCAACCGGATGCGCAAAGAGAGCAAGGATACGCCCCGGGTTATTGCGACCGGCGGCTTGGCAAGCCTGATTACCCCTGAATCGAAAACCATCGAGGCCATAGAAGAATATCTTACATTGGAGGGACTGCGGATACTGTACCATCGCAACAAGGATCATTAA
- the nadC gene encoding carboxylating nicotinate-nucleotide diphosphorylase: MIGLDRIIENALAEDIHTGDITTLAVVPDKRTARARLIAKEFLVLAGIEVANRVFQYLDPTIVFQAIHHDGERCSAGTVVAELAGDSASLLQGERVALNLLQRMCGTATLTARYVEAVQGTGARIVDTRKTTPGLRVLEKYAVRVGGGINHRTGLYDGVLIKENHIAAAGGIEEAVNRARAYIPHTMKIEVETESLADVTAALTAGADIIMLDNMDCEMMTRAVALIAGKALVEASGGVNLDSVRRIAETGVDIISVGALTHSARAMDISMLLEAE, encoded by the coding sequence GTGATCGGTCTGGATAGGATCATCGAGAATGCATTGGCGGAAGATATCCATACCGGTGATATTACAACGCTGGCGGTTGTCCCGGACAAGCGGACGGCTCGCGCCCGGCTGATTGCCAAGGAGTTTCTGGTCTTGGCGGGCATCGAGGTGGCAAACCGCGTATTTCAATACCTTGATCCGACGATTGTCTTTCAGGCGATTCACCACGATGGCGAGCGTTGTTCTGCCGGGACGGTGGTCGCCGAACTGGCGGGTGATTCGGCCTCCCTTCTCCAGGGCGAGCGGGTTGCCTTGAATCTTTTGCAGCGAATGTGCGGCACGGCCACCCTGACCGCCCGTTACGTTGAAGCAGTTCAAGGTACCGGTGCCAGAATTGTCGATACCCGGAAAACCACACCGGGGTTGAGGGTTCTTGAGAAATATGCCGTGCGGGTCGGGGGGGGGATCAATCACCGGACCGGGCTTTACGATGGAGTGTTGATCAAGGAGAACCATATTGCCGCTGCCGGTGGAATCGAAGAGGCGGTTAATCGGGCCCGCGCCTACATTCCCCATACCATGAAGATCGAAGTGGAAACTGAATCCCTGGCTGATGTAACCGCAGCGTTGACGGCCGGTGCCGACATCATCATGCTTGACAACATGGATTGCGAGATGATGACCCGGGCTGTCGCCCTTATTGCCGGCAAGGCGCTGGTTGAGGCGTCTGGTGGGGTAAATCTCGACTCGGTTCGTCGAATCGCGGAAACGGGCGTCGACATAATTTCGGTCGGGGCTTTGACCCACTCAGCCCGAGCCATGGACATCTCAATGCTGCTGGAGGCAGAGTGA
- a CDS encoding HAMP domain-containing protein has translation MDSRRPTTRFTLIQKLVVSYAAMLFLTTSALIFSVMGIYSLNSTAKEIARTDLFNIDATNRLRDSMLSQERFAGKYVILDSPEFKQMFHQRQDEFLAILDQMGRRSNDGNFRAVVTSYDIYRKAVARAFEAGISKTIPAQREADQVIVQIDKLAAASQKQLNRKLANADRRETATVRLTLILSFSGFLLALSIAGLFIHNISRSIGKLKKGMHRIAEGDFEYNPQIPTGDEIGALADDFVRMGKKLKELERMSLDASPLTRLPGNIAIERILNKRLLSGEPFAVCYGDLDNFKAYNDHYGYIKASEVIKLTGKLIYETVRQVAGADAFVGHVGGDDFVMVVAAEQAAPVCEAVIARFDDFIREHYTVEDLAKGAIEGVDRYGVARTFPIMSISIAVVISQQNEYASAVEIAKTAADIKELLKGTPGSNYLVNRRKTNR, from the coding sequence ATGGATTCCAGGCGCCCAACCACACGGTTCACCCTCATCCAGAAGCTGGTGGTAAGCTATGCCGCCATGCTGTTCCTTACCACGAGTGCCCTTATTTTTTCGGTAATGGGGATTTATTCCCTGAACAGCACCGCGAAAGAGATCGCCAGAACCGACCTGTTCAACATCGATGCCACGAACCGGCTCCGCGATTCAATGCTTTCCCAGGAGCGTTTTGCGGGGAAATATGTCATCCTCGACAGTCCGGAATTCAAGCAGATGTTCCATCAGCGACAGGATGAATTTCTGGCGATTCTCGACCAGATGGGAAGACGTTCAAACGACGGCAACTTCCGGGCCGTCGTAACCAGCTATGATATTTACCGTAAAGCAGTTGCACGCGCCTTCGAAGCGGGGATATCCAAAACCATCCCGGCGCAACGGGAAGCGGATCAAGTCATCGTGCAGATCGACAAACTTGCCGCCGCAAGCCAGAAACAACTCAACCGTAAACTGGCCAATGCCGACCGGCGGGAAACCGCCACGGTCAGGCTCACCCTCATTCTTTCCTTTTCGGGCTTTCTCCTGGCGCTTTCCATCGCCGGGTTGTTTATCCACAACATCTCCCGTTCGATCGGTAAACTCAAGAAAGGGATGCACCGCATCGCTGAAGGCGATTTCGAATACAACCCACAGATTCCGACAGGAGATGAGATCGGAGCGCTGGCGGACGATTTTGTCCGGATGGGGAAAAAACTGAAAGAGCTGGAACGGATGAGCCTCGATGCCAGCCCGTTGACCAGACTCCCCGGCAATATCGCTATTGAACGCATCCTCAACAAGCGACTGTTGTCCGGTGAACCGTTTGCCGTCTGTTACGGGGACCTGGACAACTTCAAGGCATACAACGATCACTACGGCTACATCAAAGCCAGCGAAGTAATCAAGTTAACCGGCAAACTGATTTACGAAACGGTGCGCCAGGTTGCCGGTGCCGATGCCTTCGTCGGCCATGTTGGCGGCGACGACTTTGTTATGGTGGTAGCAGCTGAACAGGCAGCCCCGGTATGTGAAGCGGTTATTGCCCGCTTCGACGATTTCATCCGTGAACATTACACTGTCGAAGACCTTGCCAAAGGAGCTATTGAAGGTGTCGATCGCTATGGCGTCGCCCGAACGTTCCCGATCATGAGTATCTCAATCGCCGTGGTAATTTCACAGCAAAACGAATATGCTTCAGCAGTGGAGATCGCCAAGACGGCGGCAGACATCAAAGAACTCCTGAAAGGAACGCCGGGTAGTAACTATTTGGTCAACCGGCGCAAAACGAATCGATGA
- the prsR gene encoding PEP-CTERM-box response regulator transcription factor — protein sequence MEKLLIVDDNEDIRRQLRWGIGNDYALLLAADGREALDIFRKQQPGVVMLDLGLPPHEDSSEEGFRCLEEMLRIAPDTKIIVITGNEGRSNAVKAVQLGAYDFYQKPIDLNELKVIIKRAFHLQVLEEENRRLQSALNEYDGEFKGFIGDCPEMGVVFSTIRKVAPSDVSVLVTGESGTGKELVARAIHGMSLRKNGPFVPINCGAIPENLLEAELFGHEKGAFTGALNRVLGKVEYAHKGTLFLDEIGELSLPLQVKLLRFLQEKVIQRVGGREDIPVDVRIVAASNVDISQAMETGQFREDLYYRIGVVTVLLPPLRNRGDDLMQLANYFLKRFTGEFKKKIKGYSPTAREYMEAYGWPGNVRELENKVQRAVLMATAPLIEPDDLGFTERPLGNKLTALENMTLREARDRVEREMIKGAIANNKGNIAKAAEELAVSRPTLYDLIRKHGINC from the coding sequence ATGGAAAAGCTATTGATTGTCGATGATAACGAGGACATTCGTCGCCAGCTGCGCTGGGGAATCGGCAACGATTATGCGCTGCTCCTCGCAGCTGATGGCAGGGAGGCCCTCGATATTTTTCGGAAGCAGCAGCCGGGGGTTGTTATGCTCGACCTCGGGCTGCCACCTCACGAGGATAGTTCCGAAGAGGGATTCCGTTGCCTCGAAGAAATGCTGCGCATCGCTCCTGACACCAAAATCATTGTGATTACCGGTAATGAAGGGCGAAGCAATGCCGTCAAGGCCGTGCAGCTGGGAGCCTATGATTTTTACCAGAAACCGATCGATCTGAACGAATTAAAAGTCATCATCAAGCGGGCCTTCCATCTACAGGTTCTGGAGGAGGAAAATCGACGTCTCCAGAGTGCCCTCAATGAATACGACGGAGAGTTTAAAGGGTTCATCGGCGATTGCCCCGAGATGGGAGTTGTTTTCTCGACAATTCGAAAGGTTGCCCCTTCAGATGTTTCGGTGCTGGTCACCGGTGAAAGTGGTACGGGCAAGGAATTGGTCGCACGGGCAATCCATGGCATGAGCTTGCGCAAGAATGGACCATTTGTCCCGATCAATTGTGGGGCAATTCCGGAAAACCTTTTGGAAGCGGAGTTGTTCGGCCATGAGAAGGGCGCTTTTACCGGGGCGCTTAACCGGGTACTCGGCAAGGTTGAGTACGCGCACAAAGGGACGCTATTCCTCGATGAGATCGGTGAACTCTCGTTGCCTCTGCAGGTGAAACTGCTCCGTTTCCTCCAGGAGAAGGTAATTCAGCGAGTCGGGGGGCGAGAAGATATTCCCGTTGACGTTCGTATCGTGGCCGCCAGCAACGTGGATATCAGCCAAGCTATGGAAACGGGGCAGTTTCGGGAGGATCTCTATTATCGGATCGGGGTGGTAACCGTATTGCTGCCGCCGTTGCGAAACCGTGGAGACGATCTAATGCAGCTGGCCAATTACTTTCTCAAGCGGTTTACCGGTGAATTCAAGAAAAAGATCAAGGGGTACAGCCCGACGGCTCGGGAGTATATGGAGGCCTACGGGTGGCCGGGCAACGTCAGGGAGTTGGAGAACAAGGTCCAGCGGGCCGTGTTGATGGCGACTGCGCCGCTGATTGAGCCGGACGATCTCGGCTTTACCGAAAGACCGCTGGGTAACAAGTTGACGGCGTTGGAAAACATGACATTGCGGGAAGCACGCGACCGGGTCGAGCGGGAAATGATCAAGGGGGCAATCGCCAACAACAAGGGGAATATCGCCAAGGCGGCAGAAGAGTTGGCGGTCAGCAGGCCGACATTATACGATCTTATCCGAAAACATGGGATCAACTGTTGA
- a CDS encoding tetratricopeptide repeat protein: MNLRLLSTILLLCTLSGCASLQKSIEGYRQRASQKEQLGRAIDLMVRGDTRHATAILQSITAGRGTPGITDEALFRLAVLSLPDDLDPEDMQRVSRPLERLKKEYPASSWTAQAAPLAEFVATIPGRIQTASELRRQLKSLRELNLSLTRENKELRLNIEKLKTLDLEIERKNKP, translated from the coding sequence ATGAATCTTCGCCTTCTCAGCACTATCCTGCTGCTCTGTACCCTCTCCGGCTGTGCTTCGCTCCAGAAATCGATCGAGGGATATCGACAGCGCGCCAGCCAGAAGGAGCAACTCGGCCGGGCAATCGATTTGATGGTGAGAGGGGACACCAGACACGCAACCGCCATCCTGCAAAGCATCACCGCCGGCAGAGGAACGCCGGGAATTACCGATGAAGCTCTCTTCCGGTTGGCCGTCCTCTCTTTACCTGACGATCTCGATCCCGAGGATATGCAGCGGGTGAGTCGTCCTCTGGAGCGGTTGAAAAAGGAATATCCGGCAAGCTCGTGGACGGCACAAGCGGCACCACTTGCAGAATTTGTGGCGACCATTCCCGGCCGTATCCAGACTGCAAGCGAACTGCGCCGGCAACTCAAGTCACTGCGGGAGCTGAACCTCTCTCTAACGCGCGAAAACAAAGAGCTACGATTGAACATTGAGAAACTCAAAACTCTCGATCTGGAAATCGAACGCAAAAACAAACCATAG
- a CDS encoding biotin--[acetyl-CoA-carboxylase] ligase: MSRALPGAATGSDREIDRRILEVFRSNEGVVSGARLSRLLAISRTAVWKHINTLKSLGYVIEAVPSQGYRLVSVPDLLTSAELSAGLPLQRIGTRITCLQEVDSTNLVAYRLAEQGAVEGTIVIADHQTGGKGRLGRRWESPAGVNLYCSVILRPQILPLYAPQLTFVSSVAVVDAILRTTNLQPVIKWPNDVLVNGQKVAGLLNEMSAETERVDFLVLGIGVNINMNREQFPVDLRHPATSLAIEAGRKIDRLQFARVLLESLDALYAAYLAEGYEPLRRRWLAHSAVMGRTVRVTSGENVVVGVVEGIDEHGGLVLSCAGGRHERVLAGDVAICNEGEACS; encoded by the coding sequence GTGAGCAGGGCGCTTCCCGGCGCTGCCACCGGCTCTGATCGGGAGATCGATCGGCGGATTCTGGAAGTATTTCGCAGTAATGAAGGGGTTGTTTCCGGTGCGAGGTTGAGTCGGCTGCTCGCTATTTCCCGGACAGCCGTCTGGAAGCACATCAATACCCTCAAGTCTCTCGGGTATGTTATCGAAGCGGTGCCATCCCAGGGATATCGCCTCGTCTCCGTCCCCGATCTTCTTACCTCCGCCGAACTGTCCGCCGGCCTCCCGTTGCAGCGCATCGGCACCCGGATTACCTGTCTGCAGGAAGTCGATTCAACGAATCTGGTTGCATACCGGCTGGCCGAGCAGGGAGCCGTTGAAGGAACTATTGTCATCGCGGACCATCAGACGGGTGGCAAGGGGCGCCTCGGCCGACGCTGGGAGTCGCCGGCAGGGGTGAATCTCTATTGCTCCGTGATCCTCAGGCCGCAGATTCTGCCGCTTTACGCGCCGCAACTCACGTTCGTCTCATCGGTGGCGGTGGTCGACGCCATTCTGCGGACCACGAATCTCCAGCCGGTCATCAAATGGCCGAACGACGTGCTCGTCAATGGGCAGAAGGTTGCGGGGCTGCTCAACGAAATGAGCGCGGAAACCGAACGGGTCGATTTCCTGGTGCTCGGCATCGGGGTGAATATCAATATGAATCGCGAGCAATTCCCCGTCGATCTGCGTCATCCGGCGACCTCGCTCGCCATCGAGGCGGGGCGGAAGATCGATCGGCTCCAATTTGCCCGGGTACTGCTCGAATCCCTCGACGCTCTCTATGCCGCGTACCTTGCCGAAGGGTATGAGCCGTTGCGGCGTCGATGGCTTGCCCATAGCGCGGTCATGGGCCGTACCGTTCGGGTCACCAGCGGCGAGAATGTCGTGGTTGGTGTAGTCGAGGGAATCGATGAGCACGGGGGGCTGGTCTTGAGCTGTGCCGGCGGACGGCATGAACGGGTGCTGGCCGGTGATGTAGCAATCTGCAACGAGGGGGAGGCGTGCTCTTAG